One genomic segment of Mesoterricola silvestris includes these proteins:
- a CDS encoding L-lactate permease has product MNWTQVYSPVMGNIFLSALVAALPVFVLLGLLAFWHVKAHISALLGLATALLVSIFVYHMPAKLAGMAAVNGALYGLLPIGWIVLNAIFIYDITVKSGDFEVVKHSIAGIAADRRIQALLIAFSFGAFIEGAAGFGTPVAISAAMLIGLGFRPLQAAGLALIGNTAPVAYGALGSPLIALAGVTGLPLEMLSAAAGRILPIFSLVVPFWIIWTMAGRKAMMEVWPACLTAGASFATCQFLVSNYHGPWLVDIAGAIVSMVCTVVLLKFWQPKTLWRYEHEREEAHAEIPDQSTGKVVKAWMPWVFLSLFVFAWGTPQVKNFLNGGTKAAPNFLYGVSKLDYKIPLLHNAVTKAPPVVAKPSVEPAVYTLNWLSATGTSLLLAGIAGGLLLGFGPLQLLKIWGNTVKRVRISLLTIAAMLALGFCTKSAGLDATMGLAFAATGAVFPFFSAMLGWLGVALTGSDTSSNVLFGGLQKITAQQLGLNPVLTAAANTCGGVMGKMIDAQSLVVASVATHQEGQEGTILRYVFWHSITLAALVGIVIMLYAKVLPSNWMPTHTAPAPAVTVAAPAPAVAAPVATPVK; this is encoded by the coding sequence ATGAATTGGACTCAGGTGTACTCGCCCGTCATGGGCAACATCTTCTTGTCGGCCCTGGTGGCCGCCCTGCCGGTATTCGTGCTCCTGGGGCTCCTGGCCTTCTGGCACGTGAAGGCCCACATCTCGGCCCTCCTGGGCCTGGCCACGGCGCTCCTGGTGTCGATCTTCGTGTACCACATGCCCGCCAAGCTCGCGGGCATGGCCGCGGTGAACGGCGCCCTGTACGGGCTGCTGCCCATCGGCTGGATCGTGCTGAACGCCATCTTCATCTACGACATCACCGTGAAATCCGGTGATTTCGAGGTGGTCAAGCACTCCATCGCCGGGATCGCCGCGGACCGGCGCATCCAGGCCCTCCTCATCGCCTTCAGCTTCGGGGCCTTCATCGAAGGCGCCGCGGGCTTCGGCACCCCGGTGGCCATTTCGGCGGCCATGCTCATCGGCCTCGGGTTCCGTCCCCTCCAGGCCGCCGGCCTCGCCCTCATCGGCAACACGGCCCCCGTGGCCTACGGCGCCCTGGGCTCCCCCCTCATCGCCCTGGCGGGCGTCACGGGCCTGCCCCTGGAGATGCTCAGCGCCGCCGCCGGCCGCATCCTGCCCATCTTCTCCCTGGTGGTGCCCTTCTGGATCATCTGGACCATGGCCGGACGCAAGGCCATGATGGAAGTCTGGCCGGCCTGCCTCACCGCCGGCGCCAGCTTCGCCACCTGCCAGTTCCTCGTCAGCAACTACCACGGCCCCTGGCTGGTGGACATCGCCGGCGCCATCGTCTCCATGGTCTGCACCGTCGTCCTCCTCAAGTTCTGGCAGCCCAAGACCCTCTGGCGCTACGAGCACGAGCGTGAAGAGGCCCACGCCGAGATCCCCGACCAGTCCACGGGCAAGGTCGTCAAGGCCTGGATGCCCTGGGTCTTCCTCTCCCTGTTCGTGTTCGCCTGGGGCACCCCCCAGGTCAAGAATTTCCTCAACGGCGGCACCAAGGCCGCCCCCAACTTCCTGTACGGCGTCTCCAAGCTCGACTACAAGATCCCCCTCCTGCACAACGCCGTCACCAAGGCCCCGCCCGTCGTCGCCAAGCCCTCCGTGGAGCCCGCGGTCTACACCCTGAACTGGCTCTCCGCCACCGGCACCAGCCTCCTGCTGGCGGGCATCGCCGGCGGCCTTCTCCTGGGCTTCGGGCCCCTCCAGCTCCTCAAGATCTGGGGCAACACCGTCAAGCGCGTGCGCATCTCCCTGCTCACCATCGCCGCCATGCTGGCGCTGGGCTTCTGCACCAAGTCCGCGGGCCTGGACGCCACCATGGGCCTGGCCTTCGCCGCCACCGGCGCGGTCTTCCCCTTCTTCAGCGCCATGCTGGGGTGGCTGGGCGTGGCCCTCACCGGTTCCGACACCTCCTCCAACGTGCTCTTCGGCGGCCTGCAGAAGATCACCGCCCAGCAGCTGGGCCTCAACCCCGTGCTCACGGCCGCGGCCAACACCTGCGGCGGCGTCATGGGCAAGATGATCGACGCCCAGAGCCTCGTGGTGGCCTCCGTGGCCACCCACCAGGAAGGCCAGGAGGGCACCATCCTCCGCTACGTCTTCTGGCACAGCATCACCCTGGCGGCCCTGGTTGGCATCGTGATCATGCTCTACGCCAAGGTCCTCCCCTCCAACTGGATGCCCACCCACACGGCTCCGGCCCCCGCCGTCACCGTCGCCGCCCCGGCCCCCGCCGTGGCAGCTCCCGTCGCGACGCCCGTCAAGTAG